A genomic window from Lotus japonicus ecotype B-129 chromosome 1, LjGifu_v1.2 includes:
- the LOC130719495 gene encoding serine/threonine-protein kinase CTR1: MPHRTTYIFPRHFPEGGLDHEKEKLVNSIRSQTFGVETDPSKKPLSSSSTTGNHAVRVSSGKRSAVSDLFATGDKLRHRHKQVAAFCDWLTDKREDRDLLLPPPEKETAVDRRFDRQVSLPRLSSGSSSYAGSLFSGTTLDGNFSSGIKEETPSSSRLSTINTATARRQKEVEESEEETLAKKCKESYMLQRTLANRLTFLASLVTEPILPPCTETWDADSVSYRLWVSGCLSYSDKISDGFYNILGMNPYLWVMCNDVEEGRRIPTLMALKVVEPSETSMEVVLVDGHEDSRLKLLHDKAQELYCASENSLVLVEQLGKLVAIYMGGTFPAEQGDLHKCWKLVSKKLRSFQKCVVLPIGSLSAGLCRHRAILFKRLADYIGLPCRIARGCKYCAADHRSSCLVKIKDDKHLSREYVVDLVGEPGNVHGPDSSINGAYISSMPSLFQISHLKELQSPYMDGATCSQTMSFNHTSVNPERHLNSGFGHNDQPVKETDLLKNQKGPNYASVDQSCEGTVPPLVPFCLKGNEEECAVLGSILPTIDEDVSKAPCFAGEASSHENPRLTEDAVVVQEISDNEIIVTGSCVVKSTFKQCILNSSCQSALVQVDSIIGNQGCLSAGNVPRYVNLEPSLAMDWLEISWDDLRIKERVGAGSFGTVHHAEWHGSDVAVKVLTVQDFHDDQLKEFLREVAIMKRVRHPNVVLFMGAVTKCPHLSIVTEYLPRGSLYRLIHRPASGEILDHRRRLRMALDVAKGINYLHCLKPPIVHWDLKSPNLLVDKNWTVKVCDFGLSRFKANTFIPSKSVAGTPEWMAPEFLRGEPSNEKSDVYSFGVILWELVTMQQPWSGLSPPQVIGAVAFQNRRLAIPSNISPALASLMESCWADDPGQRPSFADIVESLKKLLKSPTEMIKMGTDT; encoded by the exons ATGCCTCACAGAACCACATACATTTTCCCGCGTCATTTTCCTGAGGGAGGGTTAGATCACGAGAAGGAGAAGCTTGTCAACTCAATCAGATCACAAACTTTCGGCGTTGAAACCGACCCTTCCAAAAAGCCACTCTCGTCGTCCTCAACCACCGGAAACCACGCCGTCCGCGTCTCCTCCGGCAAGCGCTCCGCCGTCTCCGACCTGTTCGCCACCGGCGATAAGCTCCGGCACAGACACAAGCAGGTTGCAGCCTTCTGCGACTGGTTGACAGACAAAAGAGAAGATCGCGACCTTCTACTTCCACCGCCGGAGAAGGAGACCGCCGTCGACCGGAGATTTGACCGGCAGGTTTCACTTCCGAGGCTATCGAGCGGGAGTAGCAGCTATGCTGGGAGCTTGTTCTCCGGGACGACGCTGGACGGCAATTTCTCCAGCGGCATTAAGGAGGAAACGCCGTCGTCGTCTCGGCTCTCCACCATTAACACTGCAACAGCGAGGAGGCAGAAGGAGGTGGAAGAAAGCGAAGAAGAAACATTGGCGAAGAAGTGTAAAGAGAGCTACATGTTGCAGCGTACATTAGCAAATCGGCTCACATTTTTGGCTAGTCTCGTGACAGAGCCTATTCTCCCTCCTTGCACTGAAACATGGGATGCTGATTCGGTTTCTTATCGTCTATGG GTGAGTGGGTGCTTGTCATACTCAGACAAGATATCTGATGGCTTTTACAACATATTGGGGATGAATCCATATCTGTGGGTGATGTGCAATGATGTCGAGGAAGGTAGACGGATACCGACTTTAATGGCGCTTAAAGTTGTTGAACCCAGTGAGACTTCTATGGAGGTGGTGCTTGTTGATGGACATGAGGACTCTCGGCTGAAGCTGCTTCACGATAAAGCACAAGAGCTGTATTGTGCTTCTGAGAACAGCTTGGTGCTGGTGGAACAGCTAGGAAAACTTGTTGCCATATATATGGG GGGTACGTTCCCGGCGGAGCAAGGAGATCTCCACAAGTGTTGGAAGTTGGTTAGTAAGAAGTTGAGGAGTTTTCAAAAGTGTGTTGTGCTTCCCATTGGCAGCCTATCTGCTGGGCTTTGTAGGCATCGGGCAATTCTTTTCAAG AGGTTGGCAGATTACATAGGTTTGCCGTGTCGCATAGCTCGGGGCTGCAAGTATTGTGCTGCAGATCATAGATCCTCTTGCCTTGTTAAGATTAAAGATGACAAGCATCTCTCAAG GGAATACGTAGTTGACCTGGTTGGGGAACCAGGAAATGTCCATGGGCCAGATTCCTCAATTAATGGAGCATATATTTCTTCAATGCCTTCCCTATTTCAAATTTCTCATTTAAAAGAATTACAATCACCATATATGGATGGTGCAACATGTTCTCAAACTATGAGTTTCAATCACACTTCTGTTAATCCTGAAAGACATCTGAATTCAG GCTTTGGACATAATGATCAACCAGTTAAAGAAACTGATTTGCTGAAAAATCAAAAGGGCCCCAATTACGCTTCAGTTGATCAAAGCTGTGAAGGAACCGTACCACCTCTAGTTCCTTTTTGTTTAAAggggaatgaagaagaatgtgcAGTTCTAGGTTCAATCTTGCCTACCATTGATGAAGATGTTTCTAAAGCTCCTTGTTTTGCCGGTGAAGCATCATCACATGAAAATCCAAGGCTTACTGAAGATGCAGTTGTAGTACAAGAAATTTCCGACAATGAGATCATAGTAACTGGAAGTTGTGTGGTAAAAAGTACTTTCAAACAATGTATATTGAATTCATCCTGCCAATCAGCACTGGTACAGGTAGACAGCATAATTGGAAATCAGGGCTGTTTATCAGCTGGGAATGTTCCGAGATATGTGAATCTTGAACCATCACTTGCAATGGACTGGCTTGAGATATCGTGGGATGATTTGCGAATTAAAGAGCGTGTTGGTGCTG GCTCATTTGGGACAGTGCACCATGCTGAATGGCATGGATCA GATGTTGCAGTCAAGGTTTTAACTGTTCAAGATTTCCATGATGATCAGCTGAAGGAGTTTCTTAGAGAG GTTGCAATAATGAAACGTGTTCGGCACCCAAATGTGGTGCTCTTCATGGGTGCAGTTACGAAATGTCCCCATCTGTCAATAGTGACAGAGTATTTGCCTAG GGGTAGTTTATATCGTCTGATACATAGGCCGGCATCTGGTGAAATACTGGATCACAGAAGAAGATTACGGATGGCTTTGGATGTG GCTAAAGGGATCAATTATCTCCATTGCCTGAAACCTCCAATTGTGCACTGGGATCTCAAATCTCCAAACTTGCTAGTTGACAAAAATTGGACAGTGAAG GTTTGTGATTTTGGATTGTCCAGATTTAAGGCAAACACTTTCATACCGTCAAAATCTGTTGCTGGAACA CCCGAGTGGATGGCTCCAGAATTTCTTCGCGGAGAACCTTCAAATGAGAAATCTGATGTATACAGTTTTGGAGTTATCTTGTGGGAACTCGTGACCATGCAACAACCATGGAGTGGACTTAGCCCTCCACAG GTGATTGGAGCTGTTGCTTTCCAGAATAGGAGGCTTGCTATCCCTTCAAACATTTCCCCAGCTTTGGCCTCCCTCATGGAATCTTGTTGGGCTGA TGACCCTGGTCAACGCCCATCTTTTGCTGATATAGTTGAGTCACTAAAGAAGCTGCTGAAGTCCCCAACAGAGATGATAAAAATGGGTACTGATACATAA
- the LOC130719509 gene encoding uncharacterized protein LOC130719509 gives MDMDERQVMMRDIGLQIFMIFLFIFVFLGIYGIPQRLFAKLRFQNRASVDAKRHFVKGAQLLAQARSSNARTRSATTSLAKEALAEAEKAIALDPKDAAAYLLKAMVLDLQGFRTSALESLDAALSPLAAGSLASGERGDALLKRGELKLATSQRGKVDPALADLTESVKLSPRNVKAWSLLGECYEGKKMEEEAKKAYQEALQLEPELSAAQEALKRLSSASS, from the coding sequence ATGGATATGGACGAGAGACAAGTGATGATGCGCGACATCGGTTTACAAATCTTCATGATTTTCCTCTTCATCTTCGTCTTCCTCGGCATCTACGGCATCCCACAGCGGCTATTCGCCAAGCTCCGATTCCAAAACCGAGCCAGCGTCGACGCCAAGCGCCACTTCGTCAAAGGCGCTCAGCTCCTCGCACAAGCCAGATCCTCCAACGCCCGAACCAGATCCGCCACCACCTCCCTCGCTAAAGAAGCCTTAGCCGAAGCCGAGAAAGCCATCGCGCTCGATCCGAAAGACGCCGCGGCTTACCTTCTCAAAGCGATGGTTCTCGATCTACAGGGATTCAGAACCTCCGCTTTGGAATCGCTTGATGCGGCGCTCTCACCGCTCGCCGCCGGATCGCTAGCTAGCGGCGAGCGGGGAGATGCGCTGCTTAAGAGAGGCGAGTTGAAACTCGCGACGAGTCAGCGCGGGAAGGTTGACCCGGCGCTGGCGGATTTGACCGAGTCGGTGAAACTCAGTCCGAGGAACGTGAAGGCTTGGAGTTTGTTAGGGGAGTGCTATGAAGGGAAGAAGATGGAGGAGGAGGCGAAGAAGGCGTACCAGGAGGCGTTGCAGTTGGAGCCGGAGCTTTCTGCTGCTCAGGAAGCGCTCAAACGGTTGAGTTCTGCTTCTTCATAG